CCAGGTCCTGAATAATCATGCAAAAATTTGTAGTCATATCTGCCATTCTCATCGCTCTCTCCGGCTGTGGCGTTTACCAAGGCCGCTACACTGGCGCCCCTCCCATGCCAGCCGACGCACCTCCCCCAACGTCACTGATGTCGCAATAGATTATCGTTAGTGAAGTTTGACGTTCATCCGAACAGCAATAATGCTACTGCCACAGCGTACGAAAAGGATTTATTCCGGGGTTACCTTTGCTTCAACCATTACTTGCAGCAGTTCCATGTCGGCCGAGCCACTGACGATGTCTGTGCCTGTCTAAGATGAACGCATTGCTGCGTTGCGGTTCTTAAAGTATTGGGCTGGCGTAGTTCCTAGCGCCTTCTTGAACATTGTAATGAATGCGTTGACCGACTCGTAGCCCAGTTCGGTCGCGACATTTTGCACCGACTCGCCGCTTGCCAGTTCACGAAGGGCTACGATCAGGTGAAGTTGTTGACGCCAGCGACCGAACGTTAAGCCCGTTTCCCGGATTAACAGGCGCGCCAATGACCTCTCGCTCATTGCCTGCCGCTTCGCCCAATTACTTAATGTACTGCGATCTGATGGTTCGCTTGTCAACGCCTCTGCCATCGCCCGGATCTTCGGATTCCTGGAGATCGGGAGGTTGAACTGCTCACGAGGCATTTGCGCCAATTCGTCCAGCACTACCCTCGCAAGCCGCGCAGCATGGCTGTCAGCGAGATAATCTGCGCGCTCGCGAGCCAATCGATCAATTAACTCCCGGACCATGGGAGAGACCGAGAGTG
Above is a window of Advenella kashmirensis WT001 DNA encoding:
- a CDS encoding AraC family transcriptional regulator; the encoded protein is MTKSRSAISAFDPDRTPPPAVAHQLDFSDHQAEVPLHVHRKGQLILALHGAVTCTTGNEIWIVPPNCGVWIPGGVPHSAHATVNARLNYLFVEPGAANLPEYNCTLSVSPMVRELIDRLARERADYLADSHAARLARVVLDELAQMPREQFNLPISRNPKIRAMAEALTSEPSDRSTLSNWAKRQAMSERSLARLLIRETGLTFGRWRQQLHLIVALRELASGESVQNVATELGYESVNAFITMFKKALGTTPAQYFKNRNAAMRSS